Proteins from one Mucilaginibacter jinjuensis genomic window:
- a CDS encoding SusC/RagA family TonB-linked outer membrane protein yields the protein MNNFYGKTLPIVRKCMRISTIIIGIQMCCTSLLMATGTRAQEMNLNVTKASVKQVFKRIEQQAKVTFVYDEQVINTLPALTLHIKNEQLPAVLTQLQNKTQLQFKVVGNYIGVAQNLADIPQLAPTATANTSSAALKIGGMVRDANGQVLIGVTVTVKGTSKGTQTDVNGKFAIDANVGDVLVFSYLGYLPKEVTIASPASLTILLNENSKELGEVVVTALGVKKERKALGYSVTEVKGDELTQAREPNVINSLEGKVAGLNVTPTAGGPGSSSNVIIRGISSLSQTNQPLYVVNGVPMENNPNSAMGNQYDNQPDLGDAIGNINPDDIETMSVLKGAAASALYGYRGKAGVILITTKSGKDSGIEFNSNYVAETVIDQTNWQYVYGNGANGVKPASLNDAFQSGQSSWGGRLDGSSVVQFDGVARPYIAQKNNISNFYRTGGTATNTLAFNKSFDGGSVRFSASDLHNDAITPNSGLNRQTFNLAANYNVTKNLTLDVRNNYILEQAHNRPFLSDGPGNSNYNVTLLPTSVDVRTLAKATNADGSEYAYSANAYATNPYFAANNFVNNTNRERLISSATLRYNFNSGYFIQGRAGRDAYNDRYTGVVPTGTAYRPLGSITENTTNFSDINTDVLFGKTFKISDFAITPNIGGSYRRTKQEFFGMAGSNFIVPYVYNIANVGQEATTQYLPSDQEVESAYGTLEADYKSYLYLTGSFRTDWYSTLATPGTKNALDKSYGGVNGSFVFSELWHPTWLSFGKLRAGYAQVGQATTPYQTQLAYNFNNASLNGSPLGLIANLNVPNSSLIASIATELEIGTELRFFKDRLSLDLTWYDKKSKDEILSAPASVTSGYGGAILNIGQLQNRGLEMLISGTPFKTTNFRWTTSLNGSMNNNKVVSLAAGQTSLPGGTSRTGNGFTEDIVGLPANQIMAFDYKRDASGKIVVDANNIPVQGDLKPYGSAYGKWTAGWSNEFAYKRFSLTTLIDGKFGGKIFSATDYYGYVLGLHQATLVNRDALGQGAANYYTTLANNVSSLFVQDASFIKFRQITFGYSFPAKMFNNVIKGATLSLVGRNLFYIHKKTDNIDPEADYSPNAAGLELGGVPPTRTYGLNLSVKL from the coding sequence ATGAATAATTTTTACGGCAAAACACTGCCTATAGTCCGAAAATGCATGCGCATTTCTACAATAATTATTGGCATACAAATGTGTTGTACTTCACTGCTGATGGCTACCGGAACCCGTGCCCAGGAGATGAATTTAAACGTTACAAAAGCGAGTGTAAAACAAGTTTTTAAACGTATTGAACAACAGGCAAAGGTGACATTTGTTTACGATGAACAAGTGATCAATACACTGCCAGCATTAACTCTTCATATTAAAAATGAGCAGCTTCCGGCTGTATTAACCCAATTACAAAATAAAACCCAGCTACAGTTTAAAGTAGTAGGCAATTACATCGGCGTAGCACAAAACTTGGCCGATATTCCTCAACTAGCGCCAACTGCTACTGCAAATACCAGCAGTGCTGCCCTTAAAATTGGCGGTATGGTAAGAGATGCCAATGGCCAGGTGCTTATTGGCGTAACCGTTACGGTAAAGGGTACATCAAAAGGTACCCAAACAGATGTGAACGGAAAGTTTGCTATTGATGCCAACGTTGGCGATGTATTGGTTTTTAGCTATTTAGGTTATTTGCCTAAAGAAGTAACCATTGCTTCACCGGCATCATTAACAATATTGCTGAATGAAAATTCGAAAGAGCTTGGCGAAGTTGTTGTAACCGCGCTGGGTGTTAAAAAAGAAAGAAAAGCTTTAGGTTATTCTGTTACCGAAGTAAAAGGCGACGAGTTAACCCAGGCCCGCGAACCTAACGTAATTAACTCGTTAGAGGGTAAAGTAGCCGGTTTAAACGTTACCCCAACAGCGGGTGGGCCGGGTTCGTCATCAAATGTTATTATACGTGGTATTTCAAGCTTATCGCAAACCAACCAGCCATTATATGTGGTTAACGGCGTGCCGATGGAAAACAACCCCAACTCTGCAATGGGTAACCAGTATGATAACCAACCAGATTTGGGTGATGCCATCGGTAACATTAACCCTGATGATATTGAAACCATGTCTGTACTAAAAGGTGCTGCGGCATCTGCATTATATGGTTACCGTGGTAAAGCCGGTGTAATTTTAATTACTACCAAAAGCGGTAAAGACAGTGGTATCGAATTTAACTCAAACTATGTAGCCGAAACCGTTATAGACCAAACCAACTGGCAATACGTTTACGGTAACGGTGCTAACGGGGTTAAGCCTGCCAGTTTAAACGATGCATTTCAATCTGGCCAGTCAAGCTGGGGTGGACGTTTAGATGGCTCGAGCGTAGTTCAGTTTGATGGCGTAGCCCGACCGTATATCGCTCAAAAAAATAACATTAGTAACTTTTACCGTACAGGTGGTACAGCAACCAATACCTTAGCTTTCAATAAAAGCTTCGATGGTGGTTCGGTACGTTTTTCGGCAAGTGATTTACATAATGATGCAATTACACCAAACTCTGGTTTAAACCGCCAAACATTTAACCTTGCAGCAAATTATAACGTTACCAAAAACCTGACCCTGGATGTAAGAAACAACTACATTTTAGAGCAGGCGCACAACAGGCCGTTTTTAAGTGATGGTCCGGGTAACTCTAACTACAACGTAACCCTGTTACCTACCAGTGTTGATGTACGCACTTTAGCAAAAGCAACCAATGCCGATGGCAGCGAATATGCTTATTCTGCAAATGCTTACGCTACAAACCCATACTTTGCGGCCAACAATTTTGTTAACAATACCAACCGCGAGCGTTTAATTTCATCAGCAACTTTACGCTATAACTTTAACAGCGGTTACTTTATACAAGGCCGTGCTGGCCGCGATGCTTATAACGATCGCTATACCGGCGTTGTGCCAACAGGTACTGCTTACCGCCCATTGGGTTCGATAACAGAAAATACCACCAATTTTTCTGACATCAACACAGACGTATTGTTCGGAAAAACTTTTAAAATAAGTGATTTTGCTATCACACCTAATATTGGCGGTAGCTACAGAAGAACCAAGCAGGAGTTTTTTGGTATGGCCGGCAGCAACTTTATTGTGCCTTACGTATACAATATTGCCAACGTTGGTCAGGAAGCTACTACGCAATATCTTCCATCTGATCAGGAGGTTGAATCTGCTTACGGTACTTTAGAGGCTGATTACAAAAGCTATTTATATTTAACAGGTTCATTCCGTACCGACTGGTACTCTACACTTGCAACGCCGGGTACTAAAAATGCATTAGATAAATCTTACGGTGGTGTAAACGGCTCGTTCGTTTTCTCTGAACTGTGGCACCCAACCTGGTTAAGCTTCGGTAAATTACGTGCGGGTTATGCACAGGTTGGCCAGGCTACTACGCCATACCAAACCCAATTAGCTTATAACTTTAATAATGCATCGCTTAATGGTTCGCCGCTGGGCTTAATTGCAAACCTTAACGTGCCAAACAGCAGTTTAATTGCTTCAATAGCAACAGAGCTTGAAATTGGTACAGAGCTGCGTTTCTTTAAAGACCGTTTAAGTTTAGACCTTACCTGGTACGATAAAAAATCAAAAGACGAGATCCTGAGCGCACCTGCATCTGTAACATCTGGTTACGGTGGCGCTATCCTTAACATCGGCCAGTTACAAAACCGTGGTTTGGAGATGTTGATATCAGGTACTCCTTTTAAAACTACTAATTTCCGCTGGACTACTTCCCTAAACGGATCAATGAATAACAACAAAGTTGTTTCATTAGCTGCCGGCCAAACTTCATTGCCGGGTGGTACCTCACGTACAGGGAATGGTTTTACCGAAGATATTGTAGGCTTACCTGCAAACCAGATCATGGCGTTTGATTATAAACGCGATGCATCAGGTAAAATAGTTGTTGATGCCAACAACATCCCGGTTCAGGGCGACCTTAAGCCTTACGGTTCTGCTTATGGCAAATGGACTGCGGGCTGGAGCAACGAATTCGCTTACAAAAGATTCTCTTTAACAACTTTAATCGATGGTAAATTTGGTGGCAAGATCTTCTCTGCAACAGATTACTATGGTTATGTATTAGGTTTACACCAGGCCACTTTAGTTAACCGCGATGCTTTAGGGCAGGGCGCTGCTAACTACTACACTACTTTGGCCAATAACGTTTCGAGCTTGTTTGTGCAGGATGCCAGCTTCATCAAATTCCGTCAGATCACTTTCGGATATAGCTTCCCTGCTAAAATGTTTAACAATGTAATTAAAGGCGCTACACTTAGTTTAGTTGGCCGCAACTTGTTTTACATCCACAAGAAAACAGACAACATTGATCCTGAAGCAGATTACAGCCCTAATGCAGCTGGTTTAGAATTGGGCGGCGTGCCCCCAACCAGAACTTACGGCTTAAACCTGAGTGTTAAATTATAA
- a CDS encoding Crp/Fnr family transcriptional regulator produces the protein MTPAELLINHIQQRVRLNPEEAELLLPYFTLKKYKKKQFVVQPDFVAKYRSYVIEGAFRAYVIGEDGEEHTIQFGIEDWWISDYNSYIFQQPATMFVVALEDSIVLQIDHESETRLKGVLPKYAEFCLITAERTAAFQQRRVINNLTLSAGQRYDKFMQQYPKVSQRIPQYALASYLGMTTQFLSRLRKKQAKS, from the coding sequence ATGACGCCTGCAGAACTTCTCATCAACCATATACAACAAAGAGTAAGGCTTAACCCGGAAGAGGCCGAATTACTGCTGCCCTATTTTACACTCAAAAAGTACAAGAAAAAGCAATTTGTAGTACAACCCGATTTTGTGGCGAAATACCGCAGTTACGTTATTGAAGGAGCTTTCCGTGCCTATGTAATTGGCGAAGACGGGGAGGAGCACACGATACAGTTTGGTATAGAAGACTGGTGGATCTCTGATTATAACAGCTACATATTTCAACAACCGGCTACCATGTTTGTGGTGGCTCTGGAGGATAGCATTGTGCTACAGATTGATCATGAAAGCGAAACCAGGCTTAAAGGAGTTTTACCCAAATACGCAGAGTTTTGCCTCATCACAGCCGAGCGCACGGCAGCCTTTCAACAACGGCGGGTTATCAATAACCTTACATTAAGCGCCGGGCAGCGGTACGATAAATTTATGCAGCAATACCCCAAAGTATCGCAGCGTATTCCGCAATATGCACTGGCTTCCTACCTCGGCATGACCACCCAATTCCTTTCTCGCCTGCGCAAAAAACAGGCAAAAAGTTAA
- a CDS encoding SDR family oxidoreductase: MKTILITGASSGIGKETAKLFQSKNWNVIATMRNPDTETELKGLDNVLVTKIDVLDPVSINNAVNEGIAKFGSIDVLLNNAGYGAYGILESFSREQIIRQFDTNVIGLLDVTKALLPHFRNNKSGIIINVSSIGGKMAFPLGTLYHGTKFAVEGISESLSYEVEQFGGQVKIVEPGAIATEFTGRSMDFSNDESIAEYQPIVGKVLAAVETMFSQASPASVVAGVIYEAATDGKNQLRYTAGEDAKAVIAQRQQLDDANFIGGMKAQFGL, encoded by the coding sequence ATGAAAACCATTTTAATAACAGGAGCCAGTAGCGGCATAGGTAAAGAAACCGCCAAATTATTTCAATCTAAAAACTGGAACGTTATTGCAACCATGCGTAACCCAGATACCGAAACAGAATTAAAGGGACTGGATAATGTGTTGGTTACCAAAATTGATGTGCTCGACCCGGTATCTATCAATAATGCAGTAAATGAAGGCATTGCCAAATTTGGCAGTATAGATGTTTTACTGAACAATGCCGGTTACGGCGCTTACGGCATCCTCGAATCTTTTTCGAGGGAACAAATCATCCGCCAGTTTGATACCAACGTAATTGGTTTGTTGGATGTAACCAAAGCTTTACTACCGCATTTCCGTAATAACAAAAGCGGTATTATTATTAATGTTTCTTCTATTGGCGGCAAAATGGCCTTCCCTTTAGGAACACTGTATCATGGGACCAAATTTGCGGTAGAGGGTATTTCAGAATCATTGAGCTACGAGGTAGAACAATTTGGCGGACAGGTAAAGATAGTTGAACCAGGTGCTATAGCTACCGAGTTTACAGGCCGTTCGATGGACTTTAGCAACGATGAAAGTATAGCAGAATACCAGCCGATTGTTGGTAAAGTATTGGCAGCTGTAGAAACTATGTTTAGCCAGGCGTCTCCGGCCAGTGTTGTGGCAGGTGTAATTTATGAGGCTGCAACCGACGGCAAAAATCAATTACGTTACACAGCTGGTGAGGATGCGAAAGCAGTTATAGCGCAACGCCAGCAGTTAGATGATGCCAACTTTATCGGTGGCATGAAAGCACAATTCGGATTATAA
- a CDS encoding SusD/RagB family nutrient-binding outer membrane lipoprotein, producing the protein MKKTYKYAAAVMLAGLFISSGCRKDFDTINTNPATYNQANFDPNYLLTSAQLGYSGSMDFAYDTWRGNLIYCSTMMQGLSTVIGYWAGDKYILNAGYTAAYWGFATSTPTGGDGAYPEQVRPIVDVVQSTTGKAQYKNLHNIARIMKALIFERITDLYGDCPYSEAGLGYYDKNYFPKYDKQQDIYTDLLKEVSDATSQLDPAGDKPTGDSYYKGDITKWKRFGNTLLLRIAMRLSKVDPATAQTYVQKAVGNTMASNADNAYLLGDITGGRTTQNRNSQILLGDGGQENFYVRWSKTFIDQLKATNDPRLGAVAVTQLYLTDGTKTQNPAANASPAVQKGMPNGKDLSATAGISIYSDPSFTTFTDYSSPAPALIKRNGPTFVLTYAESELLLADAAQRFGVAGSASQHYHDGVKAAITYLSQYDPTATVSDATAETYVTAHPYNAADGLNQINTQYWLLTNTMLDFYESWANWRRSGYPALTPVVYPGNSTNGTIPRRFPYPIIEAGTNTANYNAAHNAVPGGDVLTSRVWWDKQ; encoded by the coding sequence ATGAAAAAGACATACAAATATGCCGCTGCAGTTATGCTGGCGGGATTGTTTATAAGTTCGGGCTGCAGAAAGGATTTTGATACCATTAATACTAACCCGGCTACCTATAACCAGGCCAACTTCGATCCAAATTATTTATTAACCAGTGCACAGTTAGGTTACTCGGGCAGTATGGATTTTGCCTATGATACCTGGCGCGGAAACCTGATCTATTGCTCAACCATGATGCAGGGTTTATCTACCGTAATTGGCTATTGGGCAGGTGATAAGTATATACTGAATGCCGGTTATACCGCAGCTTACTGGGGCTTTGCCACCAGTACTCCAACCGGTGGAGACGGTGCATACCCAGAGCAGGTAAGGCCAATTGTTGATGTGGTACAATCAACCACAGGCAAGGCGCAATACAAAAACCTGCACAATATTGCCCGTATTATGAAAGCCCTGATCTTTGAGCGTATTACCGACCTGTATGGCGATTGCCCTTACTCTGAAGCTGGTTTAGGCTATTACGATAAAAACTACTTCCCTAAATACGATAAGCAACAGGATATTTATACCGACCTGTTAAAAGAAGTAAGCGACGCAACTTCGCAATTAGACCCTGCCGGTGATAAACCGACTGGCGATAGCTACTACAAAGGCGATATCACTAAATGGAAACGTTTTGGTAATACTTTGCTGTTACGTATAGCTATGCGTTTAAGTAAAGTTGATCCTGCTACCGCACAAACTTATGTGCAAAAGGCGGTAGGCAATACCATGGCAAGCAATGCTGATAATGCTTACTTATTAGGTGATATTACAGGTGGCCGTACTACTCAAAACCGCAATAGCCAGATTTTATTAGGCGATGGTGGCCAGGAGAATTTTTATGTACGTTGGTCAAAAACCTTTATCGATCAGCTTAAAGCTACTAACGACCCTCGTTTAGGCGCGGTTGCCGTTACGCAATTATACCTTACAGACGGTACCAAAACCCAGAACCCTGCAGCAAATGCAAGCCCTGCGGTACAAAAAGGTATGCCTAACGGTAAGGATCTGAGTGCAACAGCTGGTATCTCGATCTATAGCGACCCAAGCTTTACCACGTTTACAGATTACTCATCACCGGCTCCGGCCTTGATTAAACGTAATGGCCCAACCTTCGTATTAACTTATGCCGAGTCTGAGTTATTACTGGCAGATGCTGCACAGCGTTTTGGCGTTGCAGGTAGCGCATCACAACACTACCATGATGGTGTAAAGGCGGCTATTACCTACTTAAGCCAGTATGACCCAACAGCTACCGTGAGTGATGCTACCGCAGAAACTTATGTAACCGCACACCCATACAATGCGGCTGATGGTTTAAACCAAATTAACACCCAATACTGGTTGTTAACCAACACCATGTTAGATTTTTATGAATCATGGGCTAACTGGCGCCGCTCTGGTTACCCGGCTTTAACACCGGTTGTTTACCCGGGTAACTCAACCAATGGTACTATACCACGCAGGTTCCCATATCCAATTATTGAGGCCGGTACTAATACGGCCAACTATAACGCAGCGCACAATGCTGTACCAGGCGGCGATGTACTTACTTCGCGCGTATGGTGGGATAAGCAATAG
- a CDS encoding SDR family oxidoreductase — MNSKLANKVAVITGGSAGIGLATAKLFAAQGAKVAITGRNAENLNKAVEEIGNGAIGVHSDSASLTDLERLYTTVQEKLGKVDILVANAAIYVLAPLADFTEEMFDRQNNVNFKGTFFTVQKALPYLNDGASVILLSSVVNEKGVPNHASYAATKAAIRSLGRSFATELLPRGIRVNVLTPGPIDTDVFKQVVSTKEEADAFKANMANFTPIKRLGSVDEIAAGALYLASEESAYMVGAELLLDGGLRSL, encoded by the coding sequence ATGAACTCAAAATTAGCAAACAAAGTTGCCGTTATTACCGGCGGCAGTGCAGGTATAGGATTAGCAACAGCAAAATTATTTGCCGCCCAGGGCGCAAAAGTGGCCATTACCGGCCGTAATGCCGAAAACTTAAATAAGGCAGTTGAAGAAATTGGCAACGGTGCCATCGGCGTACACAGTGATTCGGCTAGCCTTACAGATCTTGAACGCTTATACACAACCGTGCAGGAAAAACTGGGTAAGGTAGATATCCTGGTTGCCAATGCGGCAATCTATGTATTGGCCCCGTTAGCAGATTTTACCGAAGAAATGTTCGACAGGCAAAACAATGTAAACTTTAAAGGTACTTTCTTCACCGTACAAAAAGCTTTACCTTATTTAAATGATGGCGCTTCTGTTATCCTGCTATCATCAGTAGTGAATGAGAAAGGTGTGCCTAACCACGCTTCGTATGCAGCAACTAAAGCAGCCATCCGCTCATTGGGCAGAAGCTTTGCTACCGAATTATTGCCAAGAGGTATCCGTGTAAACGTATTAACTCCCGGCCCTATTGATACTGATGTGTTTAAGCAGGTAGTTTCAACCAAAGAAGAAGCCGATGCTTTTAAAGCCAATATGGCCAACTTTACCCCGATTAAAAGATTGGGCAGCGTAGATGAAATTGCCGCAGGTGCACTATATCTCGCTTCGGAAGAATCTGCCTACATGGTAGGTGCAGAGCTGTTATTAGATGGCGGATTGCGCTCTTTGTAA
- a CDS encoding helix-turn-helix domain-containing protein — protein sequence MSTFIHMRTIPDLFRFFKLDQPVLHPLIAVVDFSQVKEEITEDTKVSADFYTLIFKNYNRNNIKYGRKLVDFTDGSLICMSPNQVLEMDNDTESSPQMSGWGLFFHPDLIRSTSLNDKMKDYSFLSYEISEALHLSEKERQILTDCVQNIHTELQENIDVHSQSIIVSGVEMLLNYCSRFYGRQFITRKNSNNTVVVQIEKLLTEYFRTSDISERGLPSVKYLAEHVYLSPNYLSDLLKKETGKSAQDHIHYYLIEEAKNILLSSNRSVGEIAYSLGFEYPQYFNKLFKQKTGKTPIEFRNMN from the coding sequence ATGAGCACATTCATTCACATGCGTACCATTCCAGACCTGTTCAGGTTTTTCAAGCTCGATCAGCCTGTGCTGCACCCGCTCATTGCCGTGGTTGATTTTAGCCAGGTAAAAGAAGAGATCACAGAGGACACAAAAGTATCGGCTGATTTCTACACGCTAATTTTTAAGAATTATAACCGTAATAATATTAAGTACGGCCGTAAGCTGGTTGATTTTACCGATGGCAGTTTAATTTGCATGTCGCCCAACCAGGTGCTGGAAATGGATAACGATACAGAATCATCCCCTCAGATGTCGGGCTGGGGGCTTTTCTTTCATCCGGACCTGATCCGTAGCACTTCGCTGAATGATAAGATGAAGGATTACAGCTTTCTCAGCTACGAAATCTCGGAAGCGCTCCATCTATCCGAAAAAGAAAGACAGATTTTAACAGACTGTGTGCAAAACATTCACACCGAACTGCAGGAAAATATTGATGTGCATAGCCAGTCTATCATTGTATCTGGTGTAGAAATGCTTCTTAATTACTGCTCCCGTTTTTATGGCCGGCAGTTTATAACCCGCAAAAACTCCAACAATACCGTTGTTGTACAAATTGAAAAACTGCTGACTGAGTATTTTAGAACAAGCGACATCAGTGAACGCGGCTTGCCGAGTGTAAAATACCTGGCCGAACATGTATACTTATCGCCTAATTATTTAAGCGATTTGTTGAAGAAAGAAACAGGTAAAAGCGCGCAGGATCATATCCATTATTATCTGATTGAAGAGGCTAAAAATATATTACTGAGCAGTAACCGTTCCGTTGGCGAAATTGCTTATTCCCTGGGTTTTGAATATCCCCAGTACTTCAACAAACTGTTTAAACAAAAAACCGGGAAAACGCCCATTGAGTTTAGAAACATGAATTAA
- a CDS encoding FecR family protein, with the protein MGLNELKLLAKKYLNGTASAEEKERINQWYEAIYAGDAEEVDTNETEAEIKRRIFENIRQRMQESAAPAAVINPKYNVKQLWLRVAYVAAVLAIVCYCIWPAGKVAVKEVEKQVVNVPANRVLHVTLPDGSRVWLNVGSIFKYPKSFSGKTRMVELVDGRAFFDIRHDDKHPFIVKTRRVNITVLGTSFDVSNYKKDGQTRVSVVTGKVGVSLTNRSKDVLMLLPQQQIVLSNITNQLIKEPVHEAMVNAWCKNSFVFEQESLANVFNALEKEYNTKITVENKELLNERISIKLGNQHLDTIMEILSFTKHFKYQIANDSTVVVK; encoded by the coding sequence ATGGGACTTAACGAACTGAAGTTATTAGCAAAAAAGTATCTAAATGGTACAGCATCTGCCGAAGAAAAGGAGCGGATTAACCAATGGTATGAAGCCATTTATGCCGGCGATGCTGAAGAAGTAGATACAAATGAAACAGAAGCCGAAATAAAGCGGCGGATATTTGAAAATATCCGGCAAAGAATGCAGGAAAGTGCGGCGCCTGCGGCAGTTATCAACCCAAAGTATAATGTGAAGCAACTATGGCTGCGTGTTGCTTATGTTGCTGCGGTTTTAGCCATCGTTTGTTATTGTATATGGCCTGCCGGTAAAGTAGCCGTTAAAGAGGTTGAAAAGCAAGTAGTAAATGTACCCGCTAACCGGGTACTGCATGTCACACTACCAGATGGGTCGCGGGTATGGCTTAACGTGGGATCTATTTTTAAATACCCTAAAAGCTTTTCGGGTAAAACCCGCATGGTAGAACTGGTAGATGGCCGGGCGTTTTTTGATATCCGCCATGATGATAAACATCCTTTTATTGTAAAAACCCGCCGTGTAAACATTACCGTGCTAGGTACATCATTTGATGTAAGCAATTATAAGAAGGATGGCCAAACACGGGTAAGTGTGGTTACAGGCAAAGTTGGGGTTTCATTAACTAACAGAAGTAAAGATGTGCTGATGTTACTGCCCCAACAGCAGATAGTATTAAGCAACATCACCAATCAGTTAATTAAGGAGCCTGTGCATGAGGCTATGGTAAATGCGTGGTGTAAAAACAGTTTCGTATTTGAGCAGGAGAGCCTGGCCAATGTATTTAATGCGCTCGAGAAAGAATACAATACCAAAATAACAGTAGAAAATAAAGAATTACTGAATGAACGGATATCTATCAAATTAGGTAACCAGCATTTAGATACAATAATGGAAATACTAAGCTTCACCAAACACTTTAAATATCAGATTGCCAATGATAGTACAGTAGTAGTAAAATAA
- a CDS encoding ABC-F family ATP-binding cassette domain-containing protein: MINVNNISVSFGGTTLFSDVTFSINENDKIALMGKNGAGKSTILKIIAGAAKPTTGNVTGPKDAVIAYLPQHLLTQDNVTVFEETMKAFHEANQMQKELEEVNEQLNTRTDYDSDDYMKLIERVSELSEKFYSQEEVNYDAEVEKVLKGLGFERTDFNRQTSEFSGGWRMRIELAKILLKKPDLILLDEPTNHMDIESIQWLEDFLINSAKAVMVISHDRTFVDNITNRTIEVTMGRIYDYKAKYTHYLQLRAERRVHQLKAYEEQQRFIADNQEFIDRFRGTYSKTLQVQSRVKMLEKLEVIEIDEVDTSALRLKFPPSPRSGQYPVMVEDLTKTYGDHVVFEKAAMVIERGEKVAFVGKNGEGKSTMIKAIMGEIDFEGTLKVGHNAKIGYFAQNQAALLDENLTVFDTIDQIPLTDGTVKIKDLLGAFMFSGDDTTKKVKVLSGGEKTRLAMIKLLLEPVNVLILDEPTNHLDMKTKDIIKDALRDFDGTLILVSHDRDFLDGLVQKVFEFGNKRVREHFEDIKGFLAYKKMDSLKQIEQS, from the coding sequence GTGATTAATGTAAATAACATTTCCGTTTCATTTGGCGGAACTACCTTGTTCAGTGACGTAACCTTCTCTATAAACGAGAACGATAAGATCGCTCTGATGGGTAAAAATGGTGCAGGTAAATCGACCATCCTTAAAATTATTGCCGGGGCGGCCAAACCGACTACAGGTAACGTAACCGGACCAAAGGATGCGGTAATAGCTTACCTGCCACAACATTTGCTTACCCAGGATAACGTTACCGTTTTTGAAGAAACGATGAAAGCTTTCCACGAGGCCAACCAAATGCAAAAGGAGCTCGAAGAGGTGAATGAGCAACTCAATACCCGCACCGATTACGATAGCGATGATTACATGAAGCTGATTGAGCGTGTGTCGGAATTAAGCGAAAAGTTTTACTCACAGGAGGAAGTTAATTACGATGCAGAAGTAGAAAAAGTGCTGAAAGGCTTAGGTTTTGAGCGCACAGATTTTAACCGCCAAACTTCCGAGTTTTCGGGCGGCTGGCGCATGCGGATCGAGTTGGCTAAAATTTTGTTAAAGAAACCGGATCTGATCTTATTAGATGAGCCTACCAACCACATGGATATCGAGAGTATCCAATGGCTGGAAGACTTCCTGATCAACTCGGCAAAGGCAGTTATGGTGATCTCGCACGACCGTACTTTTGTGGATAATATTACAAACCGTACCATTGAGGTTACCATGGGCCGGATCTACGATTATAAAGCAAAATACACCCATTACCTACAGTTGCGTGCTGAGCGCAGGGTACACCAGTTAAAAGCCTACGAAGAACAACAGCGTTTTATTGCCGATAACCAGGAATTTATAGACCGTTTTAGAGGTACATACTCTAAAACATTGCAGGTACAATCGCGTGTAAAAATGCTCGAAAAGCTCGAGGTTATTGAGATCGATGAAGTGGATACTTCGGCATTACGCTTGAAATTTCCGCCATCACCACGTTCTGGTCAATACCCGGTAATGGTTGAAGACCTGACAAAAACGTATGGTGACCATGTGGTGTTCGAAAAAGCTGCGATGGTGATTGAGCGTGGTGAAAAAGTTGCCTTTGTTGGTAAAAACGGCGAAGGTAAATCAACCATGATCAAAGCCATAATGGGTGAGATTGATTTTGAAGGGACTTTAAAGGTAGGCCACAATGCCAAAATAGGGTACTTTGCCCAAAACCAAGCGGCTTTGTTAGATGAAAATTTAACTGTATTTGATACCATTGACCAGATCCCTTTAACTGACGGCACCGTAAAAATTAAGGATCTTCTGGGTGCATTTATGTTCAGTGGTGATGATACTACTAAAAAGGTAAAAGTGCTTTCGGGGGGCGAGAAAACGCGCTTGGCTATGATCAAACTGCTGTTGGAGCCTGTAAACGTATTGATCCTCGATGAGCCAACCAATCATTTGGATATGAAAACTAAGGATATTATCAAAGATGCCCTGAGGGATTTTGATGGAACATTGATTTTAGTATCGCACGACCGGGACTTCCTGGATGGCCTGGTGCAAAAAGTATTTGAGTTTGGTAATAAACGCGTCCGCGAACATTTTGAGGATATCAAAGGATTTTTGGCCTACAAAAAAATGGACAGCTTAAAGCAGATTGAGCAAAGCTAA